A single window of Rickettsiella endosymbiont of Dermanyssus gallinae DNA harbors:
- the rpsB gene encoding 30S ribosomal protein S2 → MSTATLRQLFEAGVHFGHRTCFREPKMAPYIYGVRSGISIVDLEKTRDYITEALNYVAKIAARPGSKILFVGTKRAAQDLVKAEAKRCGMPYVNHRWLGGLLTNYRTIRQSVRRLKELEAQSLDGSFLKLTKKEALNLQRQMDKLERGLGGIKDMSGLPDALFVIDRGYEDIAIAEAQKLKIPVISVVDTNHSPEGIDYIIPGNDDAARAIELYTQMVADTILEARSKADNASDIPAKEAEKAQVVDAEEKVAETVADKKGE, encoded by the coding sequence GTGTCAACAGCAACATTAAGACAATTATTTGAAGCCGGTGTACATTTTGGTCACCGCACCTGTTTCCGTGAGCCTAAAATGGCGCCTTATATCTATGGCGTTAGAAGCGGAATCAGCATCGTCGATTTAGAAAAAACTCGTGATTATATTACTGAAGCCCTCAACTATGTGGCTAAAATCGCTGCAAGACCGGGTAGTAAGATTTTATTTGTAGGAACAAAGCGAGCAGCGCAAGATTTAGTGAAAGCTGAAGCGAAGCGTTGTGGTATGCCCTATGTTAACCATCGTTGGTTAGGTGGGCTTTTGACAAACTACCGTACGATTCGTCAGTCCGTTAGACGGCTGAAAGAGTTAGAAGCACAAAGCTTAGATGGTAGTTTTCTTAAATTAACCAAGAAAGAAGCCCTCAATTTACAACGCCAAATGGATAAATTAGAGCGGGGTCTGGGTGGTATCAAGGATATGAGCGGTTTGCCTGACGCCTTATTTGTTATTGATAGAGGTTACGAGGATATCGCCATTGCTGAAGCGCAAAAGTTAAAGATACCTGTTATCAGTGTCGTGGATACCAACCATTCACCTGAAGGGATTGATTACATCATTCCTGGTAATGATGATGCGGCACGTGCCATTGAGCTTTATACCCAAATGGTGGCAGATACAATTTTAGAAGCGCGATCAAAAGCAGACAATGCTTCGGATATTCCTGCGAAAGAAGCTGAAAAAGCGCAAGTAGTGGACGCCGAAGAAAAAGTTGCTGAAACGGTAGCGGATAAAAAGGGAGAATAA